A window of Zingiber officinale cultivar Zhangliang chromosome 5A, Zo_v1.1, whole genome shotgun sequence contains these coding sequences:
- the LOC121979773 gene encoding beta-1,2-xylosyltransferase XYXT1-like: MTGTTAHTPLVDLRFHNDLTIDPAHAPNDISMLDFTIFLHEAYALPQELVVSLRAHPELQLRLLLVARNGTRRFTNVPQIVRTTKAMGFEVVLDDTDFENMAGFAEVVNWCNVIMGVHGAGLTNLVFLPMNVVAIQIASCYDLEEVAEHTYEPSTRDSGMLYLQYGISVDESTLLESYLRDHPMFIDPQSIHHQGWFKMGKIYLKQ; the protein is encoded by the coding sequence ATGACGGGCACTACCGCCCACACGCCCCTGGTCGACCTACGCTTCCACAATGACCTCACCATCGACCCCGCTCACGCGCCCAACGACATCTCCATGCTCGATTTCACCATATTCCTGCACGAGGCGTACGCGCTCCCACAAGAGCTTGTCGTCAGCCTTCGGGCACACCCAGAGCTGCAACTGCGGCTCCTGTTGGTGGCGCGAAATGGCACGCGACGGTTCACCAACGTGCCACAGATCGTGCGGACGACGAAGGCGATGGGCTTTGAGGTGGTGCTCGATGACACGGACTTTGAGAACATGGCCGGGTTCGCAGAGGTGGTGAACTGGTGTAACGTGATCATGGGAGTGCATGGCGCCGGGCTCACCAACTTGGTGTTCCTGCCGATGAATGTGGTGGCGATACAGATTGCGTCATGCTACGACTTGGAGGAGGTGGCGGAGCACACGTACGAGCCGTCGACGAGGGATTCAGGGATGCTCTACTTGCAGTATGGCATCAGCGTGGACGAGAGCACGTTGTTAGAGTCGTATCTGAGAGATCACCCGATGTTCATAGACCCGCAATCGATCCACCATCAAGGCTGGTTTAAAATGGGAAAGATCTACCTAAAGCAGTAG